The following are encoded in a window of Chryseobacterium sp. genomic DNA:
- the lepB gene encoding signal peptidase I: MDYFLTYTLYVIILTVLMGVSTWKLFQKLGYSPLLAFVPFYNYYIVQKESGQPRWWVVLAYLPIVGPIMMTVFHLNLMKEFGKTLFQQKLMTVFLPFIYMAVVNYSKDAERWTEEDLYLTDDEKNAGKKDSFLGSVTFAVVFATIIHVFFTQPFGIPTGSMERTLLVGDFLFVNKLNYGYRMPMRPLAIPFLQGTIIDTGEKGNPKDDPKSYAEAVKLPYLRLPGWEKPQRNDIVVFNYPDDSVHVAIDRKDPYVKRLVAQPGDLMEFRAGKLFINGKPEVRMGDAQVQHAYEVLTSSQLDISSLYNVYGFLPVQEQRTDSGFYYRFQGLTDQTAKEIKSLPQVVNMVEAVEPQGKKDISYYPDIQKSIEQQQLVFSDKINTSSTIFPNNKNWNVDWYGPLRIPKKGDVLKLTPENLPEYRKLIVQHEGNTLAEKNGKITINGHETDTYTVKYDYYMMVGDNRDASLDARFFGYVPETHIVGKPMFTWLSIEGLFSDAGSTYQAPGKKVRWDRMFKAANTGELHKTSYWWLAVLVLVLFFGWDYFAKLFRKKDNDA; encoded by the coding sequence ATGGATTATTTTCTGACCTATACCTTATATGTAATTATACTCACCGTACTGATGGGAGTATCCACCTGGAAACTTTTCCAAAAATTGGGTTACAGCCCTCTGCTGGCATTTGTACCCTTTTATAACTATTATATTGTTCAGAAGGAATCGGGCCAGCCCAGGTGGTGGGTAGTGCTTGCCTATCTCCCAATTGTTGGACCCATTATGATGACGGTGTTTCATCTCAATCTGATGAAGGAATTCGGGAAGACCCTCTTTCAGCAAAAACTGATGACCGTGTTTCTGCCTTTCATCTATATGGCAGTGGTTAATTATTCAAAAGATGCAGAACGATGGACAGAAGAGGATTTATATCTGACAGATGATGAAAAAAATGCCGGCAAAAAGGATTCCTTCCTGGGCTCCGTTACCTTTGCTGTAGTGTTTGCCACAATAATTCATGTTTTCTTTACGCAGCCTTTCGGAATTCCAACTGGTTCAATGGAGCGTACACTGCTGGTAGGAGATTTCCTCTTTGTTAATAAACTGAATTACGGTTACCGTATGCCTATGCGGCCGCTGGCGATACCCTTTCTGCAGGGAACCATCATTGACACGGGCGAGAAAGGTAACCCAAAGGATGATCCGAAATCCTATGCGGAAGCTGTAAAGCTTCCCTACCTGCGGCTGCCTGGATGGGAGAAGCCACAGAGAAATGACATTGTGGTCTTTAACTACCCGGATGATTCCGTTCATGTAGCTATAGACAGAAAGGATCCCTATGTAAAGAGGCTGGTAGCTCAACCGGGAGATCTTATGGAATTCAGAGCCGGAAAACTTTTCATCAACGGTAAGCCGGAAGTGAGGATGGGCGATGCTCAGGTGCAGCATGCTTATGAAGTCCTTACCAGTTCACAGTTGGACATAAGTTCTCTGTACAATGTTTACGGATTTTTGCCGGTACAGGAACAGCGCACGGATTCCGGGTTCTATTACCGGTTTCAGGGGTTGACTGACCAAACAGCTAAGGAAATTAAATCGCTTCCGCAGGTTGTAAATATGGTGGAAGCTGTAGAACCACAGGGCAAGAAAGATATTTCTTACTATCCGGATATACAAAAGAGTATTGAGCAGCAGCAGTTGGTTTTCAGCGACAAAATCAATACCTCATCCACCATCTTCCCGAATAATAAAAACTGGAATGTGGACTGGTACGGTCCGCTGCGGATCCCAAAGAAAGGTGATGTACTGAAACTGACCCCCGAAAACCTGCCCGAATACCGGAAACTGATTGTACAGCATGAAGGTAACACGCTGGCTGAAAAGAACGGCAAAATAACAATCAACGGCCACGAAACCGATACATACACCGTCAAATATGACTACTACATGATGGTGGGTGATAACCGTGATGCTTCGCTGGATGCACGTTTCTTTGGTTATGTTCCGGAAACTCATATTGTAGGAAAACCGATGTTCACCTGGTTGAGTATTGAAGGCCTTTTCTCTGATGCCGGGTCCACTTATCAGGCACCGGGTAAGAAAGTTCGGTGGGACAGGATGTTTAAAGCGGCCAATACCGGTGAACTTCACAAAACCTCCTACTGGTGGCTGGCGGTGCTTGTGCTGGTCCTATTTTTCGGGTGGGATTATTTTGCAAAACTCTTCCGGAAAAAAGATAACGATGCTTAA
- the dapB gene encoding 4-hydroxy-tetrahydrodipicolinate reductase, which yields MKIALVGYGKMGKIIDELASAKGHEIVARLTETPTAQNLNNPDVVIEFSQPEVAFINIKNCLELQIPVVCGTTGWLARKTEAEQIALDNDTAFLYGSNFSLGVNLFFALNEKLADLMRPFQQYNVQLEETHHTHKKDAPSGTAISLAEGIISHNPRFNAWKLEETRDAELGIFAIREDEVPGTHRVYYRSDVDEIEVSHTAFSRNGFAQGAVIAAEWIVGKKGNFSMQDVLFN from the coding sequence ATGAAAATAGCATTGGTAGGATATGGGAAAATGGGTAAGATCATTGATGAGCTTGCCTCGGCGAAAGGTCACGAGATTGTGGCTCGCCTCACGGAAACGCCCACTGCCCAGAATCTGAATAACCCGGATGTAGTAATTGAATTTTCCCAGCCCGAAGTGGCATTCATCAACATAAAAAACTGTCTGGAACTTCAGATCCCGGTAGTTTGCGGAACAACCGGTTGGCTGGCCCGAAAGACTGAAGCAGAGCAGATTGCGCTCGATAATGACACTGCATTCCTTTACGGATCCAACTTCAGTTTGGGGGTAAATCTCTTTTTTGCGCTCAATGAAAAGCTGGCTGATCTTATGCGGCCATTCCAGCAATATAATGTACAGCTGGAAGAAACACACCATACCCATAAAAAGGATGCGCCCAGCGGTACTGCTATTTCCCTTGCTGAGGGCATTATTTCCCATAATCCACGTTTTAACGCCTGGAAACTGGAAGAGACCCGGGATGCAGAACTTGGAATTTTTGCCATCCGCGAAGATGAGGTACCCGGTACACACAGGGTTTACTACCGTTCGGATGTAGATGAGATTGAAGTTAGCCATACCGCCTTCAGCCGGAACGGTTTCGCGCAGGGCGCGGTTATCGCCGCCGAATGGATTGTCGGGAAAAAGGGTAACTTCAGCATGCAGGATGTATTATTTAACTGA
- a CDS encoding DUF5683 domain-containing protein: MRSFVTVLFLLTSVFCLAQVNRNDTIRTENHPRDTLSAKTPKSELEVVSNIEDLNAPYSKPVFSPTKAGLYSAVLPGLGQYYNKKYWKIPVVWGALGAGIGVTIYNDKRYRRYRNAFVSEINGVPHEFSNYNISNLKEALGRQQDLWKRNRDYAIAATGLIYILNIVDAVVDAHLYEGRNDPDLAVRPTLIHDEFTDRPSTVGVALNYKF, from the coding sequence ATGAGGAGCTTCGTGACCGTCTTATTCCTGCTGACGTCTGTGTTCTGCCTGGCTCAGGTAAACCGTAATGATACCATACGGACGGAAAATCATCCGCGCGACACCCTTTCAGCAAAAACGCCAAAAAGTGAACTGGAAGTAGTAAGCAATATCGAGGATCTGAATGCGCCCTATTCAAAACCTGTTTTCAGTCCCACCAAAGCGGGTCTCTATTCGGCGGTATTGCCTGGTTTAGGTCAGTATTATAATAAGAAATACTGGAAAATACCGGTAGTCTGGGGCGCCCTTGGAGCCGGAATTGGCGTAACGATCTACAACGACAAACGGTACCGCAGATACAGGAATGCATTCGTATCGGAAATTAATGGCGTGCCCCACGAATTTTCCAACTATAATATTTCTAATCTGAAAGAGGCCCTGGGCCGACAGCAGGATCTATGGAAAAGGAACCGGGACTATGCCATAGCCGCGACCGGCCTTATTTATATTCTTAATATTGTGGACGCCGTAGTAGACGCTCATCTGTACGAGGGCCGTAATGATCCGGATTTGGCTGTCCGACCCACACTGATACATGATGAATTTACGGATAGACCGTCCACTGTGGGAGTAGCCCTCAATTATAAATTTTAA
- a CDS encoding ParB/RepB/Spo0J family partition protein, with product MKDKKRAMGRGLGAILSAESKATVNSATDEGADKFVGNIVEVQIEDIYPNASQPRTYFDQRALNDLAQSIRNLGVIQPITVRKEGDKFEIISGERRYRASKIAGLETIPAYIRLVNDQELLEMALVENIQREDLDAIEVALTYQRLLDEIGLTQESLSQRVGKERSTITNSIRLLRLTPEVQNAIRSGEISAGHGRAIISLEDPEAQNYLFRKIIREGLNVRQAELASTEIKNPEKKAEPKAKTALPNSLKRVQKSLADALDVNVEIKASGKGDKGKIVLDFKNQDDLDNILSHFRL from the coding sequence ATGAAAGATAAAAAAAGAGCCATGGGCCGCGGCTTAGGTGCTATCCTGAGTGCAGAATCCAAAGCGACAGTGAACTCGGCGACCGACGAGGGTGCAGATAAGTTTGTAGGAAATATTGTGGAGGTTCAGATTGAGGACATTTATCCAAATGCCTCTCAACCCAGAACCTATTTCGATCAGCGGGCTCTTAATGACCTCGCACAGTCCATCCGGAATTTGGGGGTTATACAGCCTATTACCGTCCGCAAGGAAGGTGATAAGTTTGAAATCATTTCCGGTGAAAGGCGTTACCGTGCGTCAAAAATTGCAGGTCTTGAGACGATTCCGGCCTACATACGCCTCGTAAATGACCAGGAACTGCTGGAGATGGCCCTGGTGGAGAATATCCAGCGTGAAGATCTGGACGCCATTGAAGTTGCGCTCACTTATCAGCGCCTTCTGGACGAGATTGGTCTTACTCAGGAAAGTCTGAGTCAGCGGGTGGGGAAGGAAAGGAGCACGATCACCAACTCCATAAGACTTCTGCGTTTAACTCCTGAGGTGCAGAATGCCATACGCAGCGGAGAGATTTCTGCCGGTCACGGCCGTGCAATCATCAGTCTGGAAGATCCGGAAGCTCAAAATTACCTCTTCAGGAAAATAATCCGTGAAGGACTCAATGTGAGACAGGCAGAACTCGCTTCTACCGAGATTAAGAATCCGGAAAAAAAGGCTGAACCCAAAGCCAAAACCGCATTGCCCAACAGCCTGAAAAGGGTGCAGAAATCACTGGCCGATGCGCTGGATGTGAATGTTGAAATCAAAGCTTCTGGCAAGGGTGACAAAGGAAAGATTGTACTGGACTTTAAAAACCAGGATGACCTCGATAATATTCTCTCGCATTTTAGGTTATGA
- a CDS encoding ParA family protein, with amino-acid sequence MGKIIGIANQKGGVGKTTTAVNLAAALGVLEKKVLLIDADPQANATSGLGVEEVKYSTYNLLDHSSDAKKCIQRTSSPNLDIIPSHIDLVAAEIELVDRDQREYMLKDALTQIQADYDFIVIDCAPSLGLITVNALTAADSVIIPIQCEYFALEGLGKLLNTIKNVQKIHNKDLDIEGLLLTMYDSRLRLSNQVVEEVNSHFPEMVFDTIISRNVRLSEAPSFGESILNYDAESKGAIQYLQLAEEVLLKNENLVNN; translated from the coding sequence ATGGGTAAGATCATCGGTATAGCGAATCAGAAAGGGGGAGTAGGCAAAACCACGACCGCCGTGAACCTGGCTGCAGCATTGGGGGTATTGGAAAAGAAAGTGCTTCTGATTGATGCAGACCCGCAGGCCAATGCTACCTCCGGTTTGGGTGTAGAGGAAGTGAAGTATTCCACCTACAACCTGCTGGATCACAGTTCGGACGCCAAAAAATGCATACAGCGCACTTCGTCACCCAATCTGGATATCATTCCGTCTCATATCGACCTTGTGGCAGCCGAAATTGAACTGGTGGACCGCGATCAGAGAGAGTATATGCTGAAGGATGCGCTGACCCAGATTCAGGCAGATTATGATTTTATTGTTATTGACTGTGCGCCTTCACTCGGATTAATTACGGTGAATGCTTTAACAGCCGCGGATTCAGTAATTATCCCTATTCAGTGTGAGTATTTCGCGCTGGAAGGGTTGGGTAAACTGCTTAACACAATTAAAAATGTGCAGAAAATCCACAATAAAGATTTAGACATTGAAGGCTTACTGCTCACGATGTATGATTCCCGCCTGCGGCTTTCGAATCAGGTAGTTGAAGAGGTGAACAGCCATTTCCCCGAGATGGTATTTGATACAATTATAAGCCGTAATGTGCGTTTAAGTGAGGCGCCCAGCTTTGGAGAGAGTATCCTTAATTACGATGCTGAAAGTAAAGGCGCCATTCAGTACCTTCAGCTGGCTGAAGAGGTATTGCTGAAAAACGAAAATCTGGTGAATAATTAA
- a CDS encoding energy transducer TonB — translation MKKLFDSQSLQTLDEIVFQHKNKNYGAYALRKEEGAFLGKAMFFGISIFVILGIAPLLLSNLDRSPGAVPDPGTPPHWVPVEDWVLPDRTVEPLAVKPVSTSVQTYDTSVPVPTQNAVERPVSTINPETAVPGLQDTPGEAPVYTYNPPATVQGPEATTHQAPAVIPDPNSIPARVDVMADFQGGIQAFRKKVLQNFDGSAYEGSAEKISAVVTFVVERDGSISAVKATGKDADFNREAEKAVAAARGKWNPAVLDGHKVRSYFRIPISMQFE, via the coding sequence ATGAAAAAGTTATTCGATTCCCAGAGTTTGCAGACTTTAGATGAAATCGTATTCCAGCACAAAAATAAGAACTATGGTGCTTACGCACTCAGGAAAGAAGAAGGTGCTTTTTTGGGAAAGGCTATGTTTTTCGGTATCAGCATTTTTGTGATTCTTGGTATAGCGCCACTTTTGCTCTCCAATTTAGACAGGTCGCCGGGTGCAGTTCCCGACCCGGGTACTCCGCCGCATTGGGTCCCTGTAGAGGACTGGGTTCTGCCGGATCGGACGGTTGAGCCACTTGCAGTGAAACCTGTTTCCACTTCAGTGCAGACGTATGACACTTCCGTGCCGGTTCCGACTCAAAATGCTGTAGAGCGACCGGTCTCCACCATAAATCCGGAAACGGCTGTACCGGGATTACAGGATACCCCCGGCGAGGCTCCGGTCTATACATATAACCCGCCGGCAACGGTTCAGGGACCGGAAGCCACCACTCATCAGGCGCCGGCTGTAATACCGGATCCCAACTCTATACCTGCCAGGGTGGATGTTATGGCTGATTTCCAGGGCGGTATCCAGGCTTTCCGTAAGAAGGTTCTTCAGAATTTTGATGGTTCTGCGTACGAGGGTTCCGCAGAAAAAATCTCGGCTGTGGTTACTTTTGTGGTAGAACGCGATGGAAGTATTTCCGCGGTTAAAGCCACAGGTAAAGATGCAGATTTTAACCGTGAGGCCGAAAAAGCGGTTGCTGCAGCCCGTGGCAAGTGGAACCCTGCAGTGCTGGACGGCCATAAAGTTCGCTCTTACTTCCGTATACCAATTTCAATGCAGTTCGAATAA
- a CDS encoding adenylosuccinate synthase, translating into MSTYVVVGLQYGDEGKGKITDVLSAKSDYVVRFQGGDNAGHTVYAGEEKFVLHLLPSGVLQCRGKCIIANGVVVNPKAFMKEVGQLEAKGMRTDHVFISRRAHVIMPYHILLDTYREEDEDGTQIGTTKKGIGPCYEDKIARAGIRMVDLLNPEVLREKIEKNLKSKNSLFEKYFNKPTLDVDEIYNEFLEIGEKLKDRIVDTEVELNQAIRDGKNILFEGAQALMLDIDFGTYPYVTSSSPSTGGVCTGAGVPPTSLQNLIGVAKAYTTRVGHGPFPTELDNELGEEIRKVGHEFGATTGRPRRTGWLDLVSLKHATMINGINNLVITKLDVLSGIPTLKVATQYKTEDGKIIDYFTSSTTKLYNYEPIYKELEGWTEDITHARSYDELPVNAKKYIEFIEEYLGINVYLVSVGPERSQNIIRKELF; encoded by the coding sequence ATGTCAACTTACGTGGTTGTTGGTCTTCAGTACGGAGATGAAGGCAAAGGAAAAATAACGGATGTGCTTTCCGCAAAATCAGATTATGTCGTACGTTTTCAGGGTGGCGACAATGCGGGGCATACGGTATATGCCGGAGAGGAGAAATTTGTACTTCACCTTTTGCCCTCCGGAGTTTTACAGTGCCGTGGGAAATGCATCATCGCCAATGGAGTGGTGGTAAACCCCAAAGCCTTTATGAAAGAGGTTGGCCAGCTGGAAGCCAAAGGAATGAGAACAGATCATGTTTTCATCAGCCGCCGGGCACATGTTATTATGCCTTATCATATATTACTGGATACTTACCGTGAGGAAGATGAGGATGGAACACAGATTGGCACCACCAAGAAGGGCATCGGCCCCTGCTATGAGGACAAGATTGCCAGGGCGGGAATCCGCATGGTAGACCTACTGAACCCCGAAGTCCTGCGTGAGAAGATTGAGAAAAACCTGAAAAGCAAAAACAGCCTTTTTGAAAAGTATTTCAACAAGCCTACTCTTGATGTGGATGAAATCTATAATGAGTTCCTGGAGATAGGTGAAAAACTGAAAGACCGGATCGTAGATACGGAAGTGGAACTGAATCAGGCGATCAGAGACGGAAAAAATATACTTTTTGAAGGCGCTCAGGCATTGATGCTCGATATTGATTTTGGGACCTATCCGTATGTGACATCTTCATCACCATCAACCGGTGGAGTTTGTACGGGTGCCGGTGTGCCCCCTACAAGTCTGCAGAATCTTATCGGTGTGGCCAAAGCATACACAACCCGTGTGGGTCATGGGCCGTTTCCAACCGAGTTGGACAACGAGCTGGGTGAAGAGATCCGTAAAGTAGGTCATGAATTCGGTGCTACTACGGGAAGGCCAAGAAGGACGGGTTGGCTGGACCTTGTATCGCTCAAACATGCGACAATGATTAACGGTATCAATAACCTGGTTATCACTAAACTGGATGTATTGTCCGGAATCCCGACTCTTAAAGTGGCTACGCAGTACAAAACAGAGGACGGAAAGATTATTGATTACTTTACTTCATCCACCACTAAGTTGTACAACTACGAACCGATCTATAAAGAACTGGAGGGTTGGACCGAAGATATTACGCATGCCAGGTCCTACGATGAACTGCCTGTAAATGCAAAAAAATATATAGAGTTTATTGAGGAGTACCTTGGTATCAACGTTTATCTCGTTTCCGTAGGGCCGGAAAGAAGCCAGAACATTATACGAAAGGAACTTTTTTAA
- a CDS encoding phosphoribosyltransferase, with the protein MESIEIHDKTFVPYLKDAEIQEIVKATALKIYEDYRDEVPVFIGVLNGVVMFFSDLLKHYPGPCEIAFIQMSSYVGTQSTGIVYQKMELTKEIKDRHIILVEDIVDTGNTVESLFQYFNETQRPKSVKLASFLLKPEVYKKDFKLDYIGKEIPNKFVLGYGLDYDELGRNLKDLYQLEEGQINH; encoded by the coding sequence ATGGAATCCATTGAAATTCACGACAAGACCTTCGTTCCTTATTTAAAGGATGCTGAAATACAGGAAATTGTAAAAGCGACCGCTTTAAAGATCTATGAAGATTACAGGGATGAAGTTCCGGTTTTCATCGGCGTACTGAACGGTGTGGTTATGTTTTTTTCCGATTTGCTGAAACACTATCCGGGACCCTGCGAAATCGCGTTTATACAGATGAGTTCTTATGTCGGAACACAGTCCACAGGAATTGTGTACCAGAAAATGGAACTTACCAAGGAGATAAAAGACAGGCATATTATTCTGGTGGAAGACATTGTAGATACCGGCAACACGGTTGAAAGTCTATTCCAGTATTTTAACGAGACACAAAGACCAAAGTCAGTGAAACTTGCATCCTTCCTGCTTAAGCCGGAAGTGTATAAGAAGGATTTCAAACTGGATTATATAGGCAAAGAAATTCCGAACAAGTTTGTCCTTGGCTACGGTCTGGATTATGATGAACTCGGCAGGAACCTGAAAGACCTTTACCAACTTGAAGAAGGCCAGATCAACCACTAA
- a CDS encoding adenylate kinase — translation MINIVLFGPPGSGKGTQAQNLIEKFNLKQISTGDLFRYNIKNETELGKLAKSYIDKGELVPDQVTTDMLTEEVKKPTDTNGFIFDGYPRTVNQTEALEEIVKKELNSEISVCLSLVVEDEILVDRLLKRGETSGRSDDSNEEIIRTRIQEYYSKTAEVAELYKKQNKYVEINGVGEIEEISEMLYAEVEKIK, via the coding sequence ATGATCAATATCGTATTATTTGGTCCTCCGGGCAGCGGAAAAGGCACACAGGCGCAGAACCTGATAGAGAAATTTAACCTGAAGCAGATTTCTACGGGCGACCTGTTCCGTTATAACATAAAGAATGAAACCGAACTGGGCAAACTGGCAAAATCTTATATAGATAAAGGAGAACTCGTACCTGACCAGGTAACCACAGATATGCTCACGGAGGAAGTTAAAAAACCAACCGACACCAACGGCTTTATCTTTGATGGTTACCCAAGAACGGTAAACCAGACCGAAGCACTGGAGGAAATTGTAAAAAAAGAGCTCAACTCAGAAATTTCTGTTTGTCTTTCTTTGGTGGTTGAAGATGAGATCCTTGTAGACCGCTTACTGAAAAGAGGCGAAACCAGCGGCCGTTCCGATGACTCAAATGAGGAAATTATCCGCACCAGGATTCAGGAATACTACAGTAAAACTGCTGAGGTAGCCGAACTGTACAAGAAGCAGAATAAATATGTAGAAATAAACGGTGTAGGCGAAATAGAAGAGATTTCGGAAATGCTGTACGCTGAAGTAGAAAAAATAAAATAG
- the obgE gene encoding GTPase ObgE — MSNFVDYVKIHCKSGHGGAGSAHLRREKYIPKGGPDGGDGGRGGHVIMKGDAHEWTLLPLRFTRHIKAERGHNGAKNQLTGAYGEDVYIKVPLGTIAKNEDGEVIAEIMEDGQEIILMHGGKGGLGNEHFKSSTNQTPRYAQPGMPGEEGYITFELKILADVGLVGFPNAGKSTLLAAVSAAKPKIADYAFTTLTPNLGIVDYRNYKSFVMADIPGIIEGAAEGKGLGHRFLRHIERNSILLFLIPADSESHYKEFEILENELKKYNPELLDKDYIISISKADLLDDELKDEISKEFPENRKPVFFSSVTQEGLTELKDVIWKKLHG, encoded by the coding sequence ATGTCAAACTTTGTAGATTACGTAAAAATTCACTGTAAATCCGGACACGGAGGTGCAGGATCGGCGCACCTTCGCCGTGAAAAATATATTCCCAAAGGCGGTCCCGACGGTGGCGACGGCGGTCGCGGGGGACACGTGATCATGAAAGGTGACGCACATGAGTGGACGCTACTGCCGCTGCGGTTTACACGCCACATAAAGGCGGAACGCGGACATAACGGTGCAAAAAACCAGCTTACCGGCGCTTATGGCGAAGATGTATATATTAAAGTGCCGTTGGGAACTATTGCCAAAAATGAGGACGGCGAAGTAATTGCCGAAATCATGGAGGATGGCCAGGAAATTATCCTGATGCATGGCGGTAAGGGTGGTTTGGGTAATGAGCATTTCAAATCTTCCACCAACCAGACTCCGCGTTATGCCCAACCCGGAATGCCCGGTGAGGAAGGTTATATTACCTTCGAACTAAAAATCCTTGCTGATGTAGGCCTGGTAGGCTTCCCCAATGCAGGGAAATCCACCCTGCTGGCCGCAGTTTCGGCCGCCAAGCCAAAGATTGCCGACTATGCCTTCACTACCCTGACTCCAAACCTGGGTATCGTGGATTACAGGAATTACAAATCATTTGTAATGGCCGATATACCCGGGATCATTGAAGGTGCCGCGGAAGGCAAGGGATTAGGTCACCGATTCCTGCGACATATAGAAAGGAATTCTATCCTGTTGTTTTTAATTCCGGCAGATTCTGAAAGCCATTATAAGGAATTTGAGATTTTAGAAAACGAACTGAAAAAATACAATCCGGAACTGCTGGATAAGGACTACATTATTTCCATCTCCAAAGCCGATTTGCTGGATGATGAACTTAAGGATGAAATCTCAAAGGAGTTTCCGGAAAACCGCAAGCCGGTATTTTTCTCAAGTGTCACACAGGAAGGCCTTACGGAACTGAAGGATGTAATCTGGAAGAAACTGCACGGGTAA
- a CDS encoding DUF389 domain-containing protein has product MNNIFNLQNGEEDKQKVLANVKKNISFSGSNLWILACAIMVASVGLNVNSTAVVIGAMLISPLMGPIIGAGFALGMFDFQLLRRSLKNLLLSTVVGLVVSFLYFLLSPYKEAQSEIISRTAPNIYDVLIAFSGGLVGVIAVTRVEKGNPIPGVAIATALMPPLCTAGYGLATGNFVYFGGAMFLYSINCVFICIATYSIVKFLKYPAVEVVDKKKSDRIRIWISVIVALMIIPSIFFAYRFVTKQNYEVKVDQFLTREFEEKGNTIVYKKTSYYTIPKTIELAFLTRKFSTQQIAEINKKLKDYKIEGTKVIIRQDSAFLANATLTKSDINEVEDKSTAIIAELKNKVSKYSFDTQNIYPEARSILPAIKSISVAKQEIFNNTDSTKIIPVALYQSSEALTEPQVKTLRQWLKVKLKVDTLEIYRR; this is encoded by the coding sequence ATGAACAATATTTTTAACCTGCAAAACGGCGAAGAGGACAAGCAAAAAGTCCTTGCTAATGTTAAAAAAAACATTTCTTTCAGTGGTTCCAATCTTTGGATTTTAGCCTGCGCCATTATGGTGGCTTCTGTAGGTCTTAATGTGAATTCTACCGCTGTAGTTATCGGCGCAATGCTTATTTCGCCTTTGATGGGTCCAATCATCGGGGCAGGTTTCGCTTTGGGAATGTTTGATTTTCAATTGCTGCGCAGGTCCCTTAAAAATCTTTTACTTTCGACAGTAGTAGGACTTGTGGTTTCTTTTCTCTACTTTCTCTTAAGCCCTTATAAAGAAGCACAGTCCGAAATCATTTCACGTACGGCACCCAATATTTATGATGTGCTCATCGCCTTTTCAGGTGGCTTAGTGGGTGTAATTGCAGTGACCCGTGTAGAAAAAGGCAATCCGATTCCAGGCGTAGCGATCGCAACTGCTTTGATGCCACCGCTCTGTACAGCAGGATATGGCTTGGCGACAGGAAATTTCGTCTATTTTGGCGGCGCCATGTTTCTTTACTCAATCAATTGCGTTTTCATCTGTATCGCGACGTATTCAATTGTAAAATTTCTAAAATATCCCGCCGTTGAAGTTGTTGATAAAAAGAAATCAGACAGAATAAGGATTTGGATCTCAGTGATCGTTGCTTTAATGATCATCCCAAGTATATTTTTCGCCTACCGTTTCGTAACGAAACAGAATTACGAAGTAAAAGTTGACCAATTCCTCACACGTGAGTTCGAAGAAAAAGGGAATACGATAGTTTACAAGAAAACTTCATATTATACCATACCAAAAACGATTGAGCTGGCTTTTTTGACCCGAAAATTTTCTACTCAGCAGATCGCGGAAATCAATAAGAAACTAAAAGACTATAAAATTGAGGGAACAAAGGTGATTATTCGCCAGGACAGCGCATTTCTCGCAAATGCTACACTCACAAAATCTGACATAAATGAAGTTGAGGATAAATCGACCGCCATTATTGCCGAACTTAAAAACAAGGTGAGTAAATATTCCTTCGATACACAAAATATTTATCCTGAGGCCAGGTCAATTTTACCTGCAATCAAGTCGATTTCTGTGGCAAAACAGGAAATTTTCAACAATACAGATTCCACCAAAATAATTCCAGTTGCATTGTACCAATCCTCAGAAGCCCTGACCGAACCGCAGGTGAAAACCCTGCGTCAATGGCTAAAAGTCAAACTTAAAGTTGACACTTTAGAGATTTACAGAAGGTAG
- a CDS encoding DUF6438 domain-containing protein, giving the protein MKYMFLLLGAALLMACTARNKSEYTTIEYEAGACFGFCPIFKMTINPDRTAVLEAEHFNFSDGRSKDEFSLPREGTFKGTIKEEDYRKLIEMLNALKPNTLKDKYGSRTVTDLPNSYLRLNFKDGSSKVVEDYGKHGTPDLEKLYRYFEDLRYNQNWQKVSE; this is encoded by the coding sequence ATGAAATACATGTTCCTACTCTTGGGTGCTGCACTGTTAATGGCATGTACCGCACGGAATAAATCAGAATATACCACGATAGAATACGAGGCCGGCGCCTGCTTTGGCTTCTGCCCTATCTTTAAGATGACCATCAATCCGGACCGCACCGCTGTGCTGGAAGCAGAACATTTTAACTTTTCTGACGGACGGTCCAAAGACGAATTCTCCCTGCCGCGGGAAGGTACATTTAAAGGCACCATTAAAGAAGAAGACTATCGTAAGCTCATTGAAATGCTGAACGCACTGAAACCAAATACACTTAAAGATAAATACGGCAGCCGTACTGTAACTGACCTTCCTAATTCGTATCTGCGCCTGAACTTTAAGGACGGAAGCTCAAAAGTGGTGGAAGATTACGGCAAGCACGGCACACCGGATTTGGAGAAACTTTACCGTTATTTTGAGGACCTGAGATACAACCAAAACTGGCAAAAAGTTTCTGAATAG